The Vibrio rhizosphaerae genome includes a region encoding these proteins:
- a CDS encoding cupin domain-containing protein, producing the protein MHYAIQVDSATTDYLQLTARKKSLKHVLLLVEQGTVLLKLGKHEYAATAQQALWIPFQCLHALTIFPQTRLTRIEFSARLRHDFPAQAGFVTLSPLCRAVLNRLSDTTPQMPVHAHLLGVLTDEVCQFAPELHDNPLTHLLKQWQVQCPQPVEGLSPEVHLILLLREAQKKMQSGVAAAHIAEQLFDGQLAQLHQLRQSLLGVGDTMR; encoded by the coding sequence ATGCACTACGCCATTCAAGTGGATTCAGCCACCACCGATTACCTACAACTCACCGCCCGGAAAAAATCGCTGAAACACGTTCTGCTGCTCGTTGAGCAGGGTACGGTGCTCTTAAAACTCGGCAAGCACGAATATGCGGCAACGGCACAGCAAGCGCTGTGGATCCCCTTTCAGTGCCTGCATGCGCTGACTATTTTTCCGCAGACCCGCCTGACACGCATTGAATTTTCAGCCCGGCTGCGTCACGACTTTCCGGCACAAGCCGGATTTGTCACTCTCAGCCCGTTATGCCGTGCCGTGCTGAATCGTCTCTCTGACACCACACCACAAATGCCAGTCCACGCCCATCTGCTCGGTGTACTGACTGACGAAGTGTGCCAGTTTGCACCTGAACTGCATGACAATCCGTTGACTCATTTACTCAAGCAATGGCAGGTACAATGCCCGCAACCCGTTGAAGGTCTCTCACCGGAAGTGCATCTCATCTTATTATTACGTGAAGCGCAAAAGAAAATGCAGTCCGGCGTGGCAGCGGCACACATCGCCGAACAGCTGTTTGACGGGCAACTGGCGCAACTGCATCAATTACGCCAGAGTTTACTGGGAGTCGGCGACACAATGAGATGA
- the pyrC gene encoding dihydroorotase, giving the protein MTTLTLTRPDDWHVHLRDGDVLPDTVRDISRYNGRALIMPNTVPPTTTPAMAQAYRQRIMDAQPRTGFTPLMSLYLTDNTTPEMIQQAKLSGVVAAKLYPAGATTNSDSGVTAINTIYPVLKAMQDAGLLLLIHGEVTHHDVDIFDREATFLRDVLAPIVRDFPELKIVVEHITTADAVQFVEQAGPNVAATITAHHLLYNRNHMLVGGIKPHYYCLPILKRNTHQQALIQAATSGNPKFFLGTDSAPHTKANKENACGCAGSYTAHAAIELYAEVFEQAGKLDRLEGFASHHGPDFYGLPRNTDTITLVKTPWQVPEVMPFGNETVVPIRAGEMIAWQVKPDTSA; this is encoded by the coding sequence ATGACAACACTCACACTGACCCGCCCCGATGACTGGCACGTACACCTGCGGGACGGAGACGTTTTGCCAGACACAGTCAGAGATATCAGCCGCTATAACGGCCGCGCCCTGATTATGCCCAATACGGTTCCACCGACAACCACACCCGCAATGGCGCAGGCTTACCGGCAACGGATTATGGATGCTCAGCCCCGCACCGGATTCACCCCTCTGATGTCACTGTATTTAACCGATAACACGACGCCAGAAATGATCCAGCAGGCCAAATTATCCGGTGTCGTTGCTGCTAAACTGTATCCTGCCGGTGCGACCACCAATTCCGACTCCGGTGTCACCGCGATCAACACCATTTATCCGGTGCTTAAAGCGATGCAAGATGCTGGGCTGCTGCTGTTGATCCACGGTGAAGTCACCCACCATGACGTCGATATTTTTGATCGGGAAGCGACATTTCTGCGCGATGTACTGGCACCGATTGTGCGTGATTTCCCTGAATTGAAGATTGTCGTTGAGCACATTACCACCGCGGATGCAGTCCAATTTGTGGAGCAGGCGGGGCCTAATGTAGCAGCGACCATCACCGCACACCATCTGTTGTATAACCGCAATCACATGCTCGTCGGCGGCATTAAACCTCACTATTACTGCCTGCCGATTCTCAAACGCAATACGCATCAACAAGCGTTGATTCAGGCGGCCACTTCCGGCAATCCGAAGTTCTTCCTCGGCACCGATTCCGCGCCTCATACCAAAGCCAACAAAGAAAATGCCTGTGGTTGTGCAGGCTCTTATACCGCACATGCTGCGATTGAACTGTATGCAGAAGTCTTTGAACAAGCGGGCAAATTAGACCGTCTGGAAGGGTTTGCCAGCCACCACGGCCCGGATTTCTATGGCTTACCACGCAATACCGACACTATCACGCTGGTCAAAACCCCTTGGCAAGTCCCTGAAGTCATGCCGTTCGGTAACGAAACCGTGGTGCCGATCCGCGCAGGTGAAATGATCGCATGGCAAGTTAAGCCCGACACCTCAGCTTGA
- a CDS encoding methyl-accepting chemotaxis protein — translation MTLSLRTRILGVSLLAVAITTAYLVTETATSLTNQMRESLLKDIRHFASAYGDNTSDWLVTRRTIAKALAHNLENPTDPSPYAAIKQAYESGNFALTYYGNNDGKMYRQDPALDAKRPDYDPRKKSWYKDAMSVGGPGILGPNLSSTTKELVIILTHPVMKDGKPYGTVGANLSLKQLSEKVAALDIPGSGQAMMVSTQNDIIAHADKEMVMKKAESISPIFAPASLEKLTKDDKLEEVNFNGTDVFAYAQRIPNTDWSLVFTMNKAELMAPVYKVLTRQIITAFVLVVIFGALLYWLFIVLFSDLTRVSHALQDISKGKGDLRARIEVKRADEIGILAQGFNDFVSHMHGVVGRLKALSTDVAHEAQQVSNSSTQSASRVARQQQEIDMVASAVTEMAMATHEIAGNADQTAQAAARSVELGQKGSDQVRKSRHSTHELATEVSRATEQIAALDQHAQQISSILSTINGIAEQTNLLALNAAIEAARAGEHGRGFAVVADEVRSLSQRTHSSTEEIQKMIELLQEQTTKAVTSMQKSSTKAQTSVTDADAATASLEEIADAIVSISNMATQIATAAEEQTAVTSEISQNSETIRQVAAELAEESQTGVDQSKRLSQLAKQVDHEVGEFQI, via the coding sequence ATGACTCTTTCCCTCCGTACCCGAATATTAGGTGTCAGCCTGCTCGCGGTTGCTATCACAACTGCTTATCTGGTGACCGAAACGGCAACCTCCTTGACCAATCAAATGCGTGAGTCGCTGCTGAAAGATATTCGTCACTTTGCCAGTGCATATGGCGATAACACCAGCGATTGGCTCGTCACCCGCAGAACCATTGCAAAAGCACTGGCCCATAATCTGGAAAATCCGACTGACCCGTCTCCTTACGCAGCGATCAAGCAAGCCTACGAAAGTGGTAATTTTGCTTTAACCTACTACGGCAATAACGACGGCAAGATGTACCGCCAAGATCCGGCACTGGATGCAAAACGCCCTGACTATGACCCTCGCAAAAAAAGCTGGTACAAAGATGCCATGTCTGTCGGCGGGCCGGGAATTCTTGGACCGAACCTAAGCTCAACGACGAAAGAATTGGTTATTATCCTCACCCACCCGGTCATGAAGGATGGCAAGCCTTACGGGACTGTTGGCGCCAATTTAAGCTTGAAGCAACTCTCCGAGAAAGTCGCAGCGTTGGATATTCCGGGCTCAGGTCAAGCCATGATGGTTTCAACCCAGAACGACATTATCGCTCACGCCGACAAAGAAATGGTCATGAAAAAGGCCGAGTCTATCTCTCCAATTTTTGCACCGGCCTCTCTTGAAAAACTGACCAAAGACGACAAGCTGGAAGAAGTGAATTTCAATGGCACCGATGTATTTGCTTATGCACAACGCATCCCTAACACTGATTGGAGTCTCGTCTTTACCATGAACAAAGCCGAGCTGATGGCACCGGTTTACAAAGTATTGACGCGCCAAATCATTACCGCCTTCGTGCTGGTGGTGATCTTTGGTGCCCTCCTCTACTGGTTATTCATCGTCCTGTTCAGCGACCTAACTCGTGTATCCCATGCGCTACAAGATATTTCTAAAGGTAAAGGTGATCTGCGTGCTCGCATTGAAGTCAAACGCGCAGACGAGATTGGTATTCTTGCGCAAGGCTTTAATGACTTTGTCAGCCACATGCATGGGGTTGTCGGACGTTTGAAAGCCCTTTCTACTGATGTTGCTCACGAAGCACAACAAGTCTCGAACTCGTCCACTCAAAGCGCTTCCCGTGTTGCCAGACAGCAACAAGAAATCGATATGGTTGCCTCTGCGGTGACCGAAATGGCCATGGCAACCCATGAAATTGCCGGTAATGCCGACCAGACTGCACAAGCCGCCGCTCGCTCTGTTGAACTGGGTCAAAAAGGCAGCGACCAAGTACGGAAAAGCCGTCACTCAACGCACGAGCTGGCAACTGAAGTCAGTCGAGCGACTGAGCAAATCGCTGCGTTGGATCAACACGCTCAGCAAATCAGCAGCATTTTGTCTACTATCAATGGCATTGCCGAACAAACAAACTTGTTAGCACTGAACGCCGCCATCGAGGCTGCCCGGGCGGGTGAACATGGCCGCGGCTTTGCCGTCGTTGCCGATGAAGTTCGCTCCTTGTCACAAAGAACGCATTCATCTACGGAAGAAATTCAGAAAATGATTGAGTTACTACAAGAGCAAACGACCAAAGCCGTCACTTCGATGCAGAAAAGCAGTACCAAAGCACAAACCAGTGTGACCGATGCCGATGCCGCCACTGCAAGTCTGGAAGAAATTGCCGATGCCATCGTCAGTATTTCTAACATGGCAACTCAAATTGCCACCGCAGCAGAAGAGCAAACGGCGGTGACCAGTGAAATCAGCCAAAACAGTGAGACCATTCGTCAGGTTGCCGCTGAACTGGCGGAAGAAAGCCAAACCGGTGTAGATCAATCGAAACGCCTCAGTCAGCTTGCAAAACAAGTTGATCATGAAGTCGGTGAGTTCCAGATCTAA
- a CDS encoding 1-acyl-sn-glycerol-3-phosphate acyltransferase, translated as MTSITDPYAEIRPYDDDEIPAAINRLIQDDEFIHAIVQHRFKHHAGWIQTLISPWVKVYLKLKWRKLNSVAAIQLEVKKYLDQTLATTSGGVTYSGLDKLDKNQAYLFVSNHRDIAMDPALVNYGLHVSGHQTVRIAIGDNLLRKPCATELMKLNKSFIVKRSAKGPREMMKALATLSGYIKNSLETGHSIWIAQREGRAKDGNDFTDPAILKMFYVEGRSKKIDFATYIKSLKIVPVAIAYENDPCDLAKAKELYEKATLGAYEKSEFEDIDSIIQGIVGEKGRIHVAFGDVIEQDFTTPDALAEEIDRQIHQHYQLFPINRLAAGCESDEVTQATREILNQKLACLPEGAHPYLLASYANPVKNKPQVSDSNSLSEIDSSV; from the coding sequence ATGACATCAATAACCGATCCTTATGCAGAAATTCGTCCTTATGACGACGATGAGATTCCTGCAGCTATCAATCGTCTCATTCAGGACGATGAATTTATCCATGCGATTGTTCAGCATCGATTCAAACACCATGCAGGGTGGATTCAAACCCTGATCAGTCCTTGGGTCAAAGTGTATTTAAAGCTCAAGTGGCGCAAACTGAATTCCGTTGCAGCCATTCAGCTGGAAGTGAAGAAATATCTCGATCAAACCTTAGCAACCACCTCCGGTGGCGTGACGTATTCCGGTCTCGACAAGCTGGATAAAAATCAAGCTTATCTGTTTGTGTCCAACCATCGCGATATTGCGATGGATCCGGCGCTGGTGAACTATGGGTTGCATGTTTCCGGCCATCAAACCGTCAGAATCGCGATTGGCGATAATCTGTTACGTAAACCTTGTGCGACTGAGCTGATGAAACTGAATAAAAGTTTTATCGTGAAGCGTTCTGCCAAAGGGCCGCGTGAAATGATGAAGGCCTTGGCAACGTTGTCCGGCTACATCAAAAACTCGTTAGAAACCGGCCATTCGATTTGGATTGCGCAGCGTGAAGGTCGGGCCAAAGACGGCAATGATTTTACGGATCCGGCTATTCTGAAGATGTTTTATGTGGAAGGTCGCAGTAAAAAAATCGACTTTGCAACATATATTAAGTCACTGAAAATTGTGCCGGTCGCAATTGCCTACGAAAACGATCCCTGCGATCTGGCCAAAGCCAAAGAGCTGTATGAGAAAGCGACGCTGGGCGCGTATGAAAAAAGCGAATTTGAAGATATTGACAGTATCATTCAAGGAATCGTCGGTGAAAAAGGGCGGATTCATGTGGCATTCGGTGATGTGATTGAGCAGGATTTCACCACGCCAGATGCATTGGCTGAAGAGATTGACCGCCAGATTCATCAACATTATCAGCTGTTTCCGATCAATCGACTGGCTGCCGGATGTGAAAGTGATGAAGTGACTCAGGCGACACGCGAGATACTCAACCAAAAACTGGCTTGTCTGCCGGAAGGCGCACATCCGTATCTGCTGGCCAGCTATGCCAATCCGGTCAAAAACAAACCTCAAGTTTCCGACAGCAATTCGCTGTCAGAAATCGACTCAAGCGTCTGA
- a CDS encoding alpha/beta hydrolase, with amino-acid sequence MPAILPQSLEALSAQTVIVGGELDQTIPPKLQILPYITTYQNRLTYKEIKGASHFSFMQNCKPQAIEILVEEGAAFVCQEAGRVDRMSIHQALLDIVEQQKAKIEL; translated from the coding sequence GTGCCTGCGATATTGCCGCAATCGTTAGAAGCCTTGTCCGCTCAAACCGTGATCGTGGGTGGTGAACTCGATCAGACCATTCCGCCGAAGTTACAAATTCTTCCTTATATAACCACGTACCAGAACCGACTGACTTACAAAGAAATCAAAGGTGCATCGCACTTTAGTTTTATGCAAAACTGTAAGCCTCAAGCGATTGAAATCCTGGTGGAGGAGGGGGCTGCATTTGTTTGTCAGGAAGCGGGGCGTGTGGATCGAATGTCAATTCATCAGGCGTTGCTTGATATCGTCGAACAACAGAAGGCAAAAATAGAGCTCTGA
- a CDS encoding hybrid-cluster NAD(P)-dependent oxidoreductase, whose amino-acid sequence MSAKVDQIHIYPVKSVGGISLSQSWADKEGLAFDRRFMLALADGSMVTARKFPRLVTVRSALMPDGVIFQAEGQAPLHIRYADFKMQEIATTVWRDTFTAYTTTDEANDWFSRVIDRQVELIFTGELSQRYRESVGNTVGFADGYPLLIISQGSLDELNRRSPEQHVMQQFRPNLVVAGTEPFAEDGWKRIRIGTAEFELVKPCERCILTTVELERGQLRASQEPLKTLAQFRRDTSGGVFFGQNMVVRTAGMVRVDDVVEVLEYKDKVQYPDEQPQWYSMTCVEKEEIARNFVTFWLEPQHGQIPVYQPGQHLPIALTINGETIHRHYTLSSSPSRPGRLAISVKRMNGGRVSNWLLDHFQIGDVLEAQNPNGEFHLQSDSSHAPLLLLSAGSGVTPMLSMLRYLADHQQVRDVVFYHQCSSVDDIPCREEIEHLNDQHAGLKVIISLTQPPQDWFGLKGRFSLSHLRQVKDVERRQVFVCGPDGFMQKAKNLLMKAGLPAHYYHQEAFGAQKVAERPHLNVSLTFNGKTVAGNNQRTLLEQAEDQGIAISNSCRAGLCGACRVKVTQGRVSQPDVPALDDQARQAGMVLACCCVPDSDLEIQY is encoded by the coding sequence ATGTCAGCAAAAGTTGATCAAATTCATATTTATCCGGTGAAATCCGTCGGTGGGATTTCATTATCACAAAGTTGGGCGGATAAAGAAGGACTGGCCTTTGACCGACGTTTTATGCTGGCGTTAGCGGACGGAAGTATGGTGACCGCCAGAAAGTTTCCTCGTTTGGTGACGGTGCGTTCGGCACTGATGCCGGATGGCGTGATATTTCAGGCTGAAGGGCAAGCACCGCTGCATATTCGCTATGCTGATTTTAAAATGCAGGAAATCGCCACCACGGTCTGGCGCGATACCTTCACGGCCTACACGACGACCGATGAAGCCAATGACTGGTTCAGTCGGGTCATTGATCGTCAGGTTGAACTGATATTTACCGGGGAACTTTCACAGCGCTATCGTGAGTCGGTTGGTAATACGGTCGGATTTGCCGATGGTTATCCTCTGCTGATTATCAGCCAAGGTTCATTGGATGAACTGAATCGTCGCAGCCCTGAACAGCATGTGATGCAGCAGTTCAGACCCAATCTTGTCGTCGCCGGAACCGAGCCGTTTGCCGAAGATGGCTGGAAGCGTATTCGGATCGGGACGGCTGAATTTGAACTGGTCAAACCCTGTGAACGCTGCATTTTAACCACAGTTGAGCTAGAGCGCGGTCAACTGAGAGCATCACAAGAGCCGCTGAAGACATTAGCACAATTCCGGCGAGACACATCCGGCGGGGTGTTCTTTGGTCAGAATATGGTGGTTCGGACCGCGGGCATGGTGCGGGTCGATGATGTGGTTGAAGTGCTGGAATATAAAGACAAAGTGCAATATCCCGATGAGCAGCCCCAGTGGTATAGCATGACTTGTGTCGAGAAAGAGGAAATTGCCCGCAATTTCGTGACATTCTGGCTCGAGCCACAGCACGGTCAAATCCCGGTTTATCAGCCGGGACAGCATTTACCCATCGCGTTAACCATCAATGGTGAAACGATCCATCGTCATTATACGTTGTCTTCCAGCCCTTCCCGGCCGGGACGGCTGGCGATTTCAGTCAAGCGGATGAACGGCGGGCGGGTGTCGAACTGGTTACTGGACCATTTCCAAATCGGTGACGTGCTTGAGGCTCAAAACCCGAACGGTGAGTTCCATTTACAGTCGGATTCATCTCATGCTCCGTTGCTGCTTTTGTCGGCTGGCAGCGGGGTTACGCCGATGCTGTCGATGTTGCGTTATCTGGCGGATCATCAACAAGTCCGGGATGTGGTGTTTTATCATCAATGCAGTTCGGTGGATGATATTCCGTGTCGTGAAGAGATCGAGCATTTGAACGATCAGCATGCGGGTTTGAAGGTGATTATCTCCCTCACGCAACCCCCGCAGGACTGGTTTGGCTTGAAAGGGCGGTTTTCGTTATCGCATCTGCGTCAGGTGAAGGATGTTGAACGGCGTCAGGTGTTTGTCTGCGGGCCGGACGGGTTCATGCAGAAAGCGAAAAATTTGCTGATGAAGGCCGGTTTACCCGCGCATTATTACCATCAGGAAGCATTCGGTGCTCAAAAGGTTGCGGAGCGGCCGCATCTGAATGTGAGCCTGACGTTTAACGGTAAAACGGTGGCGGGCAACAATCAACGGACATTGTTAGAGCAGGCGGAAGATCAAGGCATCGCGATCAGCAATAGCTGTCGGGCCGGGTTATGTGGTGCTTGTCGGGTGAAGGTCACGCAAGGGCGAGTGTCGCAGCCCGATGTTCCGGCGCTGGATGATCAAGCACGTCAGGCTGGCATGGTATTAGCGTGTTGTTGTGTACCGGATTCCGATCTGGAGATTCAATATTAA